The sequence ATACGTAGATAAACCTATTATAGTTCTAAAGTGGCCATAAACCACCGATCCTCTAAAATGTTATTACCGCTATAAAATCTTtaagttttttccaattatctTACCCATTCATTCGTCGTCTTTCTCTAGCATTTGCGGCCAATCTTCTGCTTTTCATCACAGTGGGAGAAGCTGGTCGATCTCGTACCGCTCTTCTCCTCTTCTTTCTACTCTGCTTGGAAAACTCGTCTTTTGGAAGAGTTTCtggtaagttattattaaaactacccttttttagtgtaaaaaagttaaaattacctagaaaaaaaataatataacttcttATCATGCCTAGGTATACCTAAATTATATACCATAACTAACTCTTTCTTCAGATACCAAAGATGATCCAGATAATAAAGAGTCATAAGTGCTATTATCATAAATATCATCAGGACTTCTTCTGGAGAGCTCTGGAGCCATATTGATAGCATCTTCTACTTTTATGAATCCAGGTTGATGATGTACCAAAGGTCTAGGATATATTGGTGATAAATATGGATCAGTTTGGTGATAGTAGTAGTCTGATAGGTCAGGGCAGGCTTCTGGGTGAGGATGATACATGGATTTGATTATGtccatttttggtgaaaatgCTAAAGGAAAAACGAATTTAGGTAGaatgatattttatatactaaatTTAAGAATGATTTTAAGTTGGTTTAAAAGGACTCACATTTCCAGGATTAAGAAGTAtatttttcaggaatttaaGGCTTTTAGGAGTCATTTTTCAGGCCTTTTAGGCATTTGACctatttttaagcttttaagcatatttttaattttttccagaaatttaatGACTTCCATGAACTGGAAATgatctttaatatattttagagatttcaagttatttttcgttttataccaatttttttatgttatcttgaaactaaaaatattttttgggtttttcaggcttttggagtaatttttgttttccaggcatttgacataATAATCTACTTGGCATTTAAACcgctaacaaatatttccaattttgGGAAGATAAtacgtcaaatgcctgtaattgatagaaaattactctaaaaatctggaatattaaaaaaaatattccagatttttagagtaatatggaaaaatttctttaaatgcccaaattattaattatttttaattcatggTTAATTGAGATAGacagacaaaaattaaaaatgtgtttaaaagCCTAGCATAAGAATTACTTTTAAGACTGTAAAACTTAagacaaatgcctggaaatcgtaagaaattatttcctattcctaaaaaacaaaaaaaaagtaaaatccctcggataaaaaaatatatttaaaagcctaaaaCACATTCAAGATAATTGAAATTCATGAAATAGAATAGCTGGAGCAAAACAAAAAGTGTAGTTAAAAGCCTGGAACAAAACATTACTCTCAATATGCtagaaaatgcaaatatttccaatttttagataattattattttaaatttctggaaaacatagaaaattattccaaaaaaccTGAAAGATCTAAAATATGATTACAAATTCTTGGATGCACCAAAAATTAACCTCAAATGTCTGAAAGGCCTGAAAAACTtctccaaaagcctggaaaatgtaaaaaaaatatttccagttccaaaaataccaaaaattacacttcaaatgcctaaaacaTATGAACAATTATTTGCAATTCTTGGAGAATGTCGGGGACATTGAGAAGGACAAAGTGGAAAAATATTGTagcatttatgtttttgttctggcttttaaacacattttttattttgttcctgATATAGCCTTTCattaactaatattattaatattaaatacataaacatatttgatattgaaacaaaaggttttttattCAGCTTCCCTCCTAAAGAAGAAGCTGTTAAAGTTACAACACAggcataaacaaaataaaacaagtaaatgtaaaaattgttataagTCGGTACACCAACGCCAAATATAGCCAAGCtcgtatataaaaaataactaaagttGCAGAAAAAGTTCCAAATTTACTAAGGTTATGAATATCAGTACGGAAcactacttttttattaagataaataggatatttatatttaataatgttataaaaaaataagctgaGTGTCATATTATTCCATTGTACATAGAAAGACAAATAAGCTCCCTAAGCTTTAAACGCGCTGCCTTTGTCTAACTctacatataaatttaatataagaattttgtactttttgcaCTCTTTTAGccttaaatgtatttaaatatgtCCCATAAATGCTATTAGCAAAGTTAAAATGTGGTAGCACTAGTGCAATCATATAATTCAACTTTTGTTTCCAAGGAATGCTGTTGTGGAAAAAGGGATTTTGGGGCTGAGTAAGACTTTTTAATAGAGGATGCAATATGCTCATCATATTCAAGTTTCTTATCAATTATTTAAGTTCtttgaagagtttttaaaaaagatattaccCTGCCCAATGGTAAGACTTAATTCATTAGAAATTGTATCTCGAAGTTCTTCGCTGAAGAAAAGTAACGCCAACGACTTTAagggatttaattttagtaaatgatcCTCAGATACGGCGTATAGAGTTTGAAGATCTTAATTAAGcctaaaattttcttaattctttaataCTTGCATGTGACAGCGTACAtatgataaattttaatgataattttaaaaatgtaataaatgtaGCCgtgtatattgtaaaaaaaagagtAGGGTTGTAGCTTTTACAGTCTTACAAGTAATTCCTGTTCTAGACTTTGAAACACATTCTAAATTTGTCTCcgacattttcaattttcatgaattagaaaaaaatgtttatatgttTTCGGCATttcaagcaattttttattttgtaggaattagaattttttttaagtctccaGACTTTTGCGGTAGTTTTTTATGCCTTCCAGACATTTGACGTCATTTTTGGTATTTCAGGAAttggaaataatattttaagtctaACCTGGTACTTACTGGACTTAAAATACCAGGAACACAGAAAAAAactttgaagtaattttctgtGTTTCTTTAActttcaggcatttgacatAATAATCTTCCAAAGGTTGGAAAAATTTGATCGCGTTTTCCAGGACTTAGAGTAATgcttttaaatacttttttattttgttccagGTATTGTCTTTCATGAATACCGttaatttttccaggaatttaatttttttttgttattctggAATAGAGAACAATTTCCATgattttagaataatttcctATGCTTTCCCGGCTTTTGTTGTAGCTTTTACGGTCTTAAAAGCAATGCTTGCTCTAGGCTTTTAagcacatttttaatttattcccgTCATTCCCAGTTTTCcatgatttgaaatttttttttatatgtgtaGGGAATTGGAAATAGTTTCTTAAACTTCCAGATTTTTGGCGTAAATTGATTGGAGCATTTTCCAGTACTTTGagagcaatttttttgttttaggctTTTAAACACATTCTTTATTTTGCTCCTCTATTACTAATCTGCAAAattatcactttttaatttaactatttcCTATTAttgcaatttcatttttaatcttaaatttttattaaatcacgTTTATTTCCATAAATCACCCATTGTCTTTTGGAGGTGTACTTTTAGCACACACCATTTTAATATGcatattattaagaatattttattttaattactgatttaggattttattttaattaaaaaattagagatAAAAGAGGTAATAAATTCAATTCAATACGACTCGGAAAAAGtctataaaatgaaattaaaaaaaaacaaattaattctatataaaaTGAAGCAGAGCACTGTTCAACAAATTAAAGTGACTAAGATGACTAAGCTTTATATCAAAcacagaaaaataatacaaaataagaaGGAATGTACAAAGGAGATGTGTCATTTTTTAGTATCATTGACCTTAACAGATCCACATCAGTACTTACCTGAACCTATTTCCATTTGAAGATAATTTTAACCACAATGACTTACATCACTTTCGGATCGGCACTTAACACCCCAACATGATCAAACCCCAAGTAAATCCAGTCTAATCTGAGAACACAAAAAGCAAAGACACCAAAACGAGAAGTAGATCGACCGATGACCTACACGGAAATAAAAGAAGCGAAGGGATGGGACTGACCTGCCTTCTGGTCGCGTGCCGCCGCATACCATTTGTTATCTTGATGGTGGGCccccttttttttgttttatacagaGGGGGTTTTCAATAGAAACAAATCCACCACCACAACCATCTGTTGTCTCATTCCTTCACTATACGTCGATTGATTGATTATCCTTCTACGGATATCAAAAactaatttcaaaaagaaaagaagctaaacattttgaaatatatgtGGAGTCTAAGCATATTTCCTTTgaatctataaatatttataaagtaatGCAGGATATACTAATCGTAACTCTTACTGACACCATAGATTATGAGCCTTCATGCATACAGGCTTAAAAACGGCCCATTTAACAAATAGTAGCGCCATAGAATCGGGTTGACTCGTGAAActcttaaaatgattaattttcaGCACGGTCCGCAGCTACTTGCGTTTCCTAACGGTTTTTTAGAAGCCTAATCAACCAATCATTATGGTTCGGCCCATAAATTATCGCTGGTTGGCAGGAATTCAGGAATACTTGAGATTCTAGAGTTACAGAATAGAATGTTTAAGTAGATTTTCTCATTAGATTAACGATTTAGATACAGCTGATGCTCGATCGTTTACTACTGCAAGTATTTCTTAGGGTCAATAGTGATATATCAGATAGGAAGagataagaattttttaattaagctatttttttaataaattaccgcAATCACTTTTGGTTGGAACGTTGAAGACTTAACTGTCATCTGAGGACACAGAGCTACTGTGGGAAGAAAAAAGGGAGtataaaataggaaaatttgaTCGGAAGTCtactaaaaattaagatttcatTGCTATggctaaaagaaaaaaaggagcCAAACAGAAAATAAGAGAAGATTTTAAGAAAGACTAGAAATGAAAGGAAAGCTGTtctgaaaaactaaatttacagcagaaaaattagaagagaTTGAAATGTTTACAAGGCTGATATTTATGTGATCTCAAACAGACAAACTGAGTAAAGAATAGTCTTAAAAGACACTGATCGAAGTAAAGGATATACACTGATATCGAggacaacaaaaaataagaacgTCATAAGATGCCTCTCAAAATATttgacagaaaaaaaattgattttcggtGGTGAGAAGCTGTAATAATTATaagctataataaataaaaagatataacAACTAAACACCAAATGAATATTTCTATTAATAACGTATTACCTCGACTacaatgaagttggaacttaaGTGAGACTAGAACAGACAAATTGAATGATTCTTTGACGTTGTACAAATTCTTTACCAAGATAATATAGATAATTGATAAATAGCTCATTATCCTAAAACTCGAGAACTAAGGTTCAAGAGGTATTGAATCCAGAAGAGGAGGAAACTGGAAATAGATGTAGATAAGCATTCGGTATAGTTCATCCTGATGCTTTTTTCTGTTTACTTCCTCGCCATATTCTCCAACAGCGATAAAGTTGAacgatattttaaatacaagttATCTAAGAGAGAGTTGAATACAagggttagtaaaagagctaagAGTTGATGTTGCCGTTGGAAAGTTCTGGTTACTTGTCTTAATTTAGATGATTATGGTCTTTTTGGATAATTCAAACACAGTTTGCATAGAATCATAATTAGAGAAGAGACATACTACTGAACGTTCTTAGAGTCAGCTctttatctttgtttttgagttttaaatCAATCTTGAAGCGTTTTACTGTTAAAAGaagtttttcgtttttttcaattAGTGGGAAGCAATTTTTATCTTTCACGCATTTTTTAATCCTTGgcacgtttttattatttgaaataaaagttttttatttaaataaattaagaataaataaaatcctaaactttattaaaattcataacaaATCTCTCTGGTCTTCAACCGTATAAATAAATTACCCAATTAACTAAAACATTCAGAATCCTCTAAATTTAATCCCAAAGaatctaatattaatttacGTTAATTGTGATtgctgtaaatttttttaagatggtTATCTGACTgttattaagttagaaaaaaTCACTCATTCTTTTCATTAACGAGCGGTTATGTCCATTTCTATTACCGTGCAGAGGCAGGTTACATACTGTTTTATTTGTTCCCTTGTTTTTGGAACCTTTTTAATTAACACTTTTACATTTATAggaaaatctatttatttacagttGCAACTAATCACTTGGACATTAAAAAAACGAGAAAATTAgtttataaagttatttttgtggCATAGAAGCTGCTGTCATAAAACATGATAAGGCCATTTAAtagtcttttatttatttgaaattctggtggtcattttaaagtttttttttgatcgATAGCGATTACCAACCGATAGGTTTGAACTACACTTTTTTGACAACATCAACACGTTAatgtccaaaattaataagGCATGTTCCGAAATAACATACATTTTGACAGATGACAAAACTCAGTTCATACAAACAAACAGCTGATTTTATTGACAGATGTCAGGTAAATAATGAACGATCTTTTAAAGCTGGTAACGAATAGTTTAAGATTTAATGGTTTAATAGAGAAAAGTTGAGCCATTCTGAATTTCTGGTCAACCAATTATAACTGGTAAATATTGCCATATAATACCTGAAGGGATGATATAgaaacctaaaattaattttgatatttagctgtaaaaaaatcaaagaatattattattttaaaatacaatgaaCTGTAAAATTACATGAAATTTACaatgcactaaaaaaaattttagtggTTATCTGGTCGCTCTATTGGCATAAGAATCTTGAATTAACTTCAGAATAATGGATAATACATGGAATAATTGATGATAATAGCTGCAAAATATGCTGtgcaaatattcatttaattaaagagtttaCACCTATTGATTTATACAAGGTGACATGTACTTTAAGTGCAGTATCtcataattacaataaaaatatacaactGTAAAacgatttaaataaacttagtATTAAAATAGTATACCATGTTTATCTACGGTAGAATCTCCctataaaaattactattaatgGACTTCTTTTCACCTGTCCGGcaattaaataaagattatctTCTATAGTGTTgggaattatataaaaaaacaattctgaATGTATGGAGAAGAAAATGTCTGTGCAGCAGGTGTAAAGCAGAGGTACGTACAACCTATATAGTACTTTTCAGGATGTTCAAGTAATGTTTGAATGTTGTAAACCTTAAGGGAATGCTCTTTAGAAGCGTGCTTTCCTTAAGAGTGGGGAATTAGATGAAAGTTTCAgatattataattttgtgtaattttttggGTACAAGGGAAAATTAAAAACGTTTAGTTGGTTtgtaaaaagagaaaacaaacCGTTCTGTTACctcttttatttattctattatttaaGAATAATATCTTAGGCAATTGATATTGCAATAACagtttatttcttccaggcagttgaagatacTCTTGTTTCTTCCCTAGACATTTCATAAATCTTCATTCCCTATTCAATAGACTTAAAAGATAAGAGTTCGACAATAcagcgaaaaataaaaaaatcatcagtcttttattaatattttgaatttcttttaagttttaaattaattttcctctaaattttttagaaaatttgttcaatttttctttaaaataatgtttgtttCCTAAATACAGAcctggatttttaattttttgttttattgattgAAGTAATGTTTCTACTTAAGACGTtttggctttaaaaaaaatatcagatattttttctcaattgCTCCCTAATATTAATCAAACAAACAATTctctaatatttataaattatatgttatattttgaaaaaaaagcacAAGAGTTGACAACTCTCTATGTTAATGAACTGCAAACCTGCTATGTGTGGCAATATTGCCTTTACAGTTGACTGACAACTAACATCAACAGAGACAAGAAGGTCAATTTCTATGCCGTCAATATCAAATTGCA comes from Anthonomus grandis grandis chromosome 4, icAntGran1.3, whole genome shotgun sequence and encodes:
- the LOC126735597 gene encoding protein atonal-like isoform X1; amino-acid sequence: MEIGSAFSPKMDIIKSMYHPHPEACPDLSDYYYHQTDPYLSPIYPRPLVHHQPGFIKVEDAINMAPELSRRSPDDIYDNSTYDSLLSGSSLVSEERVSYGNFNFFTLKKGSFNNNLPETLPKDEFSKQSRKKRRRAVRDRPASPTVMKSRRLAANARERRRMNGLNEAFDRLRQVIPNLDTEQKLSKYETLQMAQSYISALKELLTMER
- the LOC126735597 gene encoding protein atonal-like isoform X2, with protein sequence MDIIKSMYHPHPEACPDLSDYYYHQTDPYLSPIYPRPLVHHQPGFIKVEDAINMAPELSRRSPDDIYDNSTYDSLLSGSSLVSEERVSYGNFNFFTLKKGSFNNNLPETLPKDEFSKQSRKKRRRAVRDRPASPTVMKSRRLAANARERRRMNGLNEAFDRLRQVIPNLDTEQKLSKYETLQMAQSYISALKELLTMER